The DNA sequence ttttgtctccaatattttcgttctatttaagtccctaacatttcaaaatcgtctcaattttatccCGCCGCTAATTTTATTAATAGATCCCTACCGATAAAACCAcattgaattaattttaaaacattagaAATTTAAATAAGACTATTaaaacatcaagaacaactttatacttaccccaaacgttgagaCTTGTCTCACCGAAAATTGTATCCAGTTTGATTTCTCAATGAGAAATATAAAATTCATGTTAATAGTAAAAGTATGTCTGTAAATAGGtatattttgtaatatataagacaaaaaaatttaatttaaaaatatataaatacatttttgttttacatttttattttttatttttatttttaatactttttgttttctaaattttataaaaaaatattctattatttatttttaccttttatttttattttttacttcacaaaaattataaaatataaaatattaaaaataaaaataaaaaataaaaaataaaaacacaaataaaccacgcactaaaattttttaatgaatacAATATTAGCATTCACCCATAATATAATTTCACCTCACACCCACACTCGCTGAGCTTCCCTCACCCATCTTCTTTGGGTAGCTGTTCTTTTCTCCTCTCTCTGTGACCGAAGTGCCTCTCTCTAATTTGATTTCCCTTTATCATTATGTTTTCCCATTATCACACTTTGCTTTAACCTAACCTTCTAGATTCTTCTTCTAAATCATTCTGTAACTGTCGCCGGCAACCGCTTCTTTCTCCTATCTCTTcacatctatatatatatttatttatcttttgcacactttctctctctagaaacagaGACCCTAACTTAATTAATGGGACACAAGAAGCGAAATTCGGCTCCGCGGTCCAAACATTCGCCGGCGACTTCTCCGGCGGCGCAATTCGCCGTCGTCGGCGACGGTACCGCATCGCCGGAGAAACAAGACTCAGGCAATGTTCCCGATCACAACAGCAACACCAATAACGGCGTTCAGAACCCTAACGGGATCGAGTTTCCTCCTCCGCCACCGCCGCCGCCTCCTCCGCCTCAATCCGATGGTCCTTCCTCCGATTACACCGCGATCAAGCTCGAGTGTGAGCGTGCCCTAACGGCGTTCCGGCGCGGGAACCACAACAGAGCACTGAAGCTCATGAAGGAGCTATGCGGGAAACAAGAGAACGCTGCTCACTCCGCATTTGCGCACCGCGTCCAGGGATTCGTCGCCTTTAAGGTCGCTGGAATCTTGAACGACCCTACCGCGAAGCAACGGCACGTGAAGAACGCCGTCGATTCGGCTCGCAAGGCCGTCGAGCTGTGCCCTAATTCGGTCGAGTACGCGCACTTCTACGCCAATTTGATGCTCGAGGTCGCGAACGACGGgaaggattatgaggaggtagtGCAGGAGTGCGAGAGGGCGCTGGCGATAGAGAACCCTAGCGATCCAGGGAAGGAGAGCTTCCAGGATGAGAGTGATCAGAAGTTGTCGACTCCCGAGGCACGTGTTTCGCATGTGCAAAACGAGCTGCGGCAGCTGATTCAGAAGTCGAACATCGCTTCGCTGTCGAGCTGGGTGAAGAATCTGAGCAACGGCGAGGAGAGATTTCGGCTGATTCCGATTAGGAGGCCGACGGAGGACCCTATGGAGCTGAGACTGGTTCAGACTCGAAGGCCTAACGAGATCAAGAAAGTGACGAAGACGCCGGAAGAGAGGAGGAAGGAGATTGAAGTGAGAGTCGCCGCTGCGAGGCTGTTGCAGCAGAAGTCTGAGTCGCCCCAATCTCCGAACGAAGTAGATAAGGATGAGAGGGGGGTGGATTCATCTTCAGCGACTGGTCAGAGTAGGAGGAGGCATGTGAATTCGAAGAAGAATGGGTCTACTGCTGAGAGGAGGAAATGGGTGCAATCTTACTGGAGTTCGATGAGTGTGGAAATGAAGAAGGACTtgcttagggttagggtttctgatCTTAGGTCACACTTTGGGTCTTCGAAGGATACTTTGCCTATCGATCTTTTGGCGGAGGCTGTGTCGTATGCTGAGGCCAATAAGACATGGAAATTCTGGGTTTGCTGCCATTGTGATGAGAAATTTAACGATGACGAGTCTCACAGCCAACATCTTGCGCAGGCGCACATGGGTATGCTCTCGCCGAATTTGCAGGGGCATCTGCCCCATAATGTTGACAGTGAGTGGATTGATATGATTCATAATTGTTCTTGGAAGCCTCTGGATGTTTCTGCTGCAGTTAAAATGCTTGAGAGTAGAATGAAATTCAAAGGTTCAACATTAGTTGAGGATTCGTACTTCGATCATCATACACAGGACTACTATGACTGTATTAACGATGCAACTGATCCTTACCATGAGAAAGAAGGTTTGGGATACAGTCTTCATAACTGTACAACAGAAAGCAATAACTATTGTAAAGCTGTTGCAAGTAATGTGAGAGAAGGCGTTGAAAACCAATTATCTATGTCGCATCCTTTCGCTGATAGTTGGCCAGTATCTGATGATTCTGAGCGCGCAAAACTTCTGGAGAAAATTCATGCAGTATTTGAGATGCTTATTAAGCATAAATATCTTGCTGCTAGTCACCTTAGCAAGGTTATACAATTTACTATGGGTGAGATTCAGGGTCTTGCTGCTGGTTCTCAATTTCTAAACCATGGTGTCGACCAAACGCCAATGTGCATATGCTTTCTGGGGGCATCACAGCTTAAGAAAATTCTCCAATTTCTTCAAGAGCTATCTCATGCATGCGGATTGGGTAGATATGGTGATAAAGGTAATGGTCTCATGAATGAGTTTCATGATATCAATCAAGGTCCTGAGATCAAAGAGAATATTGTTCTCAATAGAGATGCATCATGCCTCCTTCTGGATGAGTGTTTACTGGTTACACAAGTCACTTTTGATGCTGCTCAGGGGACTGTATTGGATAATATGACTGCCCAAAGTTCTCATGATGGTATTTCAAGCGATAATGATGATTTTCTATCCTGGATATATTCAGGTTCAGCTATCGGGGATCAATTGACATCATGGATGCGAACCAAAGAAGATAATAAACACCAAGGTACAGAAATTATCAAGATGCTTGATAAGGAGTTTTATCAACTACAGACCCTATGTGAGAAGAAGTCTGACCGAATGAGTTATGAGGAAGCACTGCAGACAGTAGAGGATCTTTGTCTTGAAGAGGGAAAGAAGAGGGAAATTGTTGGTGACTTTGTCCAGCAAAGCTATGAGTCTGTCTTAAGAAAACGAAGAGAAGAGCTCATTGAAAGTGAGAATGATGTGATGAATGTCGGCAATAGGTTTGAGTTGGATGCCATATCAAATGTTTTGCAAGAAGCAGAATCAATGAATGTTAATCAATTTGGATATGAAGAAACTTATGCTGGTGTGACTGCTCAGTTATGTGACTTGGAatctggtgaagaagaagaatggagaatGAAAGACTACTTGCATCAAATGGATGGTTGTATAGAAATTGCTATTCAGAAACTGAAAGAGCACTTGTCTATAGAGGTCAGCTTGTTGATTCTTATAACATGTCCACTAAAATGACAGCAAGCATGGACTTTCACCCTGATGTTCTAACTCATTTAGTTTCCTTTGCAGCTTAGCAAAATTGATGCTCGAATCATTAGAAATATTGCTGAGATGCAACAATTGGAACTCAAGCTTGGGCCTCTTTCCGCTTATGATTATCGGGCTATATTATTGCCTCTAGTGAAGTCATACCTAAGGGTTGGTATTTAAATTACTGTGTGTGATGTTTCCTCGTTTTTCATTTAGTCATATGTTCCTTTGCTTGATCTTTTAGGCACGTTTAGAAGAATTTGCCGAGAAGGATGCAGTAGAGAAGTCTGATGCTGCAAGGGAAGCATTCTTGGCTGAACTTGCACGTGATGCTAAGAAGGCTAAAGGGGGAAGTGAGAACACAAGAAATGTGGATAAGACCAAAGATAAGAAGAAGACTAAAGatcacagaaaaacaaaagaTCTGAAGGTCCTTATCATGCATGGTGAAATTGCTCGGATATTGTGCAATGTTCTATGAAAACTgattaaaaaatatctatttcTTGCAGGCTTCAAGTGGTCATGAGGAGCTATTGCTGCAAGCTAGCAGTCCTGAGTGAGTATATGTTTCTAAACCTTATTTTCACCAGTTATTTACAATAACAGAAATTATAGCTTGAATGCGAGACAATGTAACACTTCTTAATGATGTTTTTGTTGTGCTTTGGCTGCAGTTCCAATACTGTTGCACCTGATAGTTACTTTCAAGATCCTGAGCTTGTTTCCATGAATGATAATTACTTGGAACAACAGGAAGAGGAATATAGACGGAAAATAGAGCTAGAAGAGGAGGAAAAAAAGCTTGAGGAAACTTTAGAATTTCAGCGTAGGATAGAAAATGAAGCCAAACAAAAACACCTTGCCGAATTACAAAAGAAATCGTCCGGGATATGTTTAGAGGAAGTTGCGGACAAAATTCAGGATGCTCAGTTGAAGACAGTTGCTGATGGGCCAGATGTGCATGATCATGTAAAACTGCCTATACAGGTTGGGCGCTCTCTTTTTAAGTTCCTTCCACTGTAAGGGGACCATTTTTCCTAGTCATTGCCTTTTTTTTTGGTAGTTAAGAAAAGCTTAATTCTCATAAAAGAGAGAAGCAACGAAGTACAAAGAttggaacaagaaaataaaattgaatgtcACTAGTCATTAAGTTTCTATTACTGTGAAATGTACGACTTGAGGAATACCTTGTAAATTATAATTAAGCATTGTTCCTAATACACCTCTGAGCTCCCTTTATTGTCCTTTTCTATTCCCAGGAGCAGTCAGCTGATGAGAATTGCTGTCCTAGTGAAGTGGATAGTGTGATAGTCACCACTAAAAATGGTTCTTTGGTGCCAAATAAATATTCAGTTGATTCAGCTGATCAAAAGATATTGCATCAGCCAACTGTTAAACAAGGTTGGTATTAATTTGACTAAAGCTCTCAGCTCTCTTAAAAAGCAGTGGTTTCTCCTTTATATTTTATGAATATTAGAGGGTGTCAACATTTTCTTTACCTCCAGCAGGTATACCTAATGGAGTTGTTCCAGAGAATGGTCATCAGTTGCCTGATCGTCGTGCAGGGAAAAAGCATAAACGGCATAGGAATTCTTCCAAAATGGTTGATGGAAAATTGGAATCTGTCTCATTGGAAAAGAATATTGAGGATGCACATACTGACAGACATTCAAGAGAGCATGTTAAATTCCATAATGATCAAGATGCAAACAATGGtaggttttatttttaatttttaaccttGCCCACAAACTTCATCCCTGTAATGCTGATGATATTAATTCTTATCTGGTTATGGCTTTttgtcatatttaatttattcataatttatttacttatttggctttttcttcATTATTTAGGCAAGTTTCCCTATTGGAATCTTTTTTATGACAGTTTGGAttataattgttttttatttCGTGTCTGGGAAATCAAGTGGGTAATGTGGCCACAAAGTTTTCATCTTAATTGATCTTATTTGATACAAATAGTATGGTATAGTGATGTCAGTTATATCTTCTCTGACAACGTTTGTCAAGTTTATGATTTTTCTTAAttgccttttttttttccgcC is a window from the Arachis hypogaea cultivar Tifrunner chromosome 1, arahy.Tifrunner.gnm2.J5K5, whole genome shotgun sequence genome containing:
- the LOC112710663 gene encoding uncharacterized protein isoform X3 — encoded protein: MGHKKRNSAPRSKHSPATSPAAQFAVVGDGTASPEKQDSGNVPDHNSNTNNGVQNPNGIEFPPPPPPPPPPPQSDGPSSDYTAIKLECERALTAFRRGNHNRALKLMKELCGKQENAAHSAFAHRVQGFVAFKVAGILNDPTAKQRHVKNAVDSARKAVELCPNSVEYAHFYANLMLEVANDGKDYEEVVQECERALAIENPSDPGKESFQDESDQKLSTPEARVSHVQNELRQLIQKSNIASLSSWVKNLSNGEERFRLIPIRRPTEDPMELRLVQTRRPNEIKKVTKTPEERRKEIEVRVAAARLLQQKSESPQSPNEVDKDERGVDSSSATGQSRRRHVNSKKNGSTAERRKWVQSYWSSMSVEMKKDLLRVRVSDLRSHFGSSKDTLPIDLLAEAVSYAEANKTWKFWVCCHCDEKFNDDESHSQHLAQAHMGMLSPNLQGHLPHNVDSEWIDMIHNCSWKPLDVSAAVKMLESRMKFKGSTLVEDSYFDHHTQDYYDCINDATDPYHEKEGLGYSLHNCTTESNNYCKAVASNVREGVENQLSMSHPFADSWPVSDDSERAKLLEKIHAVFEMLIKHKYLAASHLSKVIQFTMGEIQGLAAGSQFLNHGVDQTPMCICFLGASQLKKILQFLQELSHACGLGRYGDKGNGLMNEFHDINQGPEIKENIVLNRDASCLLLDECLLVTQVTFDAAQGTVLDNMTAQSSHDGISSDNDDFLSWIYSGSAIGDQLTSWMRTKEDNKHQGTEIIKMLDKEFYQLQTLCEKKSDRMSYEEALQTVEDLCLEEGKKREIVGDFVQQSYESVLRKRREELIESENDVMNVGNRFELDAISNVLQEAESMNVNQFGYEETYAGVTAQLCDLESGEEEEWRMKDYLHQMDGCIEIAIQKLKEHLSIELSKIDARIIRNIAEMQQLELKLGPLSAYDYRAILLPLVKSYLRARLEEFAEKDAVEKSDAAREAFLAELARDAKKAKGGSENTRNVDKTKDKKKTKDHRKTKDLKASSGHEELLLQASSPDSNTVAPDSYFQDPELVSMNDNYLEQQEEEYRRKIELEEEEKKLEETLEFQRRIENEAKQKHLAELQKKSSGICLEEVADKIQDAQLKTVADGPDVHDHVKLPIQSADENCCPSEVDSVIVTTKNGSLVPNKYSVDSADQKILHQPTVKQAGIPNGVVPENGHQLPDRRAGKKHKRHRNSSKMVDGKLESVSLEKNIEDAHTDRHSREHVKFHNDQDANNGWESNVSKAKKDLQMEDEEEERFQADLKKAVRQSLDTYQARGKLPLDSSLRMSQRSASQVDSLGFPTEKDSTEDANGTTLLGTGLKNEVGEYNCFLNVIIQSLWHLRCFREEFLGRSRSEHDHVGNPCVVCALYEIFTALDLASKDSRREAVAPTSLRIALSNLYPDSNFFQEAQMNDASEVLAVIFDCLHRAFTRGSSVSDTESVESNCMGSWDCANNTCIAHSLFGMDIFEQMNCYHCGLESRHLKYTSFFHNINANALRTMKVMCSESSFDELLNLVEMNHQLACDPEVGGCGKLNYIHHFLSTPPHVFMTVLGWQNTCESADDITATVAALSTALDISVLYRGLDPKRTHSLVSVVCYYGQHYHCFAYSHDHDQWIMYDDKTVKIIGGWADVLTMCEKGHLQPQVLFFEAVN
- the LOC112710663 gene encoding uncharacterized protein isoform X4 encodes the protein MGHKKRNSAPRSKHSPATSPAAQFAVVGDGTASPEKQDSGNVPDHNSNTNNGVQNPNGIEFPPPPPPPPPPPQSDGPSSDYTAIKLECERALTAFRRGNHNRALKLMKELCGKQENAAHSAFAHRVQGFVAFKVAGILNDPTAKQRHVKNAVDSARKAVELCPNSVEYAHFYANLMLEVANDGKDYEEVVQECERALAIENPSDPGKESFQDESDQKLSTPEARVSHVQNELRQLIQKSNIASLSSWVKNLSNGEERFRLIPIRRPTEDPMELRLVQTRRPNEIKKVTKTPEERRKEIEVRVAAARLLQQKSESPQSPNEVDKDERGVDSSSATGQSRRRHVNSKKNGSTAERRKWVQSYWSSMSVEMKKDLLRVRVSDLRSHFGSSKDTLPIDLLAEAVSYAEANKTWKFWVCCHCDEKFNDDESHSQHLAQAHMGMLSPNLQGHLPHNVDSEWIDMIHNCSWKPLDVSAAVKMLESRMKFKGSTLVEDSYFDHHTQDYYDCINDATDPYHEKEGLGYSLHNCTTESNNYCKAVASNVREGVENQLSMSHPFADSWPVSDDSERAKLLEKIHAVFEMLIKHKYLAASHLSKVIQFTMGEIQGLAAGSQFLNHGVDQTPMCICFLGASQLKKILQFLQELSHACGLGRYGDKGNGLMNEFHDINQGPEIKENIVLNRDASCLLLDECLLVTQVTFDAAQGTVLDNMTAQSSHDGISSDNDDFLSWIYSGSAIGDQLTSWMRTKEDNKHQGTEIIKMLDKEFYQLQTLCEKKSDRMSYEEALQTVEDLCLEEGKKREIVGDFVQQSYESVLRKRREELIESENDVMNVGNRFELDAISNVLQEAESMNVNQFGYEETYAGVTAQLCDLESGEEEEWRMKDYLHQMDGCIEIAIQKLKEHLSIELSKIDARIIRNIAEMQQLELKLGPLSAYDYRAILLPLVKSYLRARLEEFAEKDAVEKSDAAREAFLAELARDAKKAKGGSENTRNVDKTKDKKKTKDHRKTKDLKASSGHEELLLQASSPDSNTVAPDSYFQDPELVSMNDNYLEQQEEEYRRKIELEEEEKKLEETLEFQRRIENEAKQKHLAELQKKSSGICLEEVADKIQDAQLKTVADGPDVHDHVKLPIQSADENCCPSEVDSVIVTTKNGSLVPNKYSVDSADQKILHQPTVKQGIPNGVVPENGHQLPDRRAGKKHKRHRNSSKMVDGKLESVSLEKNIEDAHTDRHSREHVKFHNDQDANNGWESNVSKAKKDLQMEDEEEERFQADLKKAVRQSLDTYQARGKLPLDSSLRMSQRSASQVDSLGFPTEKDSTEDANGTTLLGTGLKNEVGEYNCFLNVIIQSLWHLRCFREEFLGRSRSEHDHVGNPCVVCALYEIFTALDLASKDSRREAVAPTSLRIALSNLYPDSNFFQEAQMNDASEVLAVIFDCLHRAFTRGSSVSDTESVESNCMGSWDCANNTCIAHSLFGMDIFEQMNCYHCGLESRHLKYTSFFHNINANALRTMKVMCSESSFDELLNLVEMNHQLACDPEVGGCGKLNYIHHFLSTPPHVFMTVLGWQNTCESADDITATVAALSTALDISVLYRGLDPKRTHSLVSVVCYYGQHYHCFAYSHDHDQWIMYDDKTVKIIGGWADVLTMCEKGHLQPQVLFFEAVN
- the LOC112710663 gene encoding uncharacterized protein isoform X2 — translated: MGHKKRNSAPRSKHSPATSPAAQFAVVGDGTASPEKQDSGNVPDHNSNTNNGVQNPNGIEFPPPPPPPPPPPQSDGPSSDYTAIKLECERALTAFRRGNHNRALKLMKELCGKQENAAHSAFAHRVQGFVAFKVAGILNDPTAKQRHVKNAVDSARKAVELCPNSVEYAHFYANLMLEVANDGKDYEEVVQECERALAIENPSDPGKESFQDESDQKLSTPEARVSHVQNELRQLIQKSNIASLSSWVKNLSNGEERFRLIPIRRPTEDPMELRLVQTRRPNEIKKVTKTPEERRKEIEVRVAAARLLQQKSESPQSPNEVDKDERGVDSSSATGQSRRRHVNSKKNGSTAERRKWVQSYWSSMSVEMKKDLLRVRVSDLRSHFGSSKDTLPIDLLAEAVSYAEANKTWKFWVCCHCDEKFNDDESHSQHLAQAHMGMLSPNLQGHLPHNVDSEWIDMIHNCSWKPLDVSAAVKMLESRMKFKGSTLVEDSYFDHHTQDYYDCINDATDPYHEKEGLGYSLHNCTTESNNYCKAVASNVREGVENQLSMSHPFADSWPVSDDSERAKLLEKIHAVFEMLIKHKYLAASHLSKVIQFTMGEIQGLAAGSQFLNHGVDQTPMCICFLGASQLKKILQFLQELSHACGLGRYGDKGNGLMNEFHDINQGPEIKENIVLNRDASCLLLDECLLVTQVTFDAAQGTVLDNMTAQSSHDGISSDNDDFLSWIYSGSAIGDQLTSWMRTKEDNKHQGTEIIKMLDKEFYQLQTLCEKKSDRMSYEEALQTVEDLCLEEGKKREIVGDFVQQSYESVLRKRREELIESENDVMNVGNRFELDAISNVLQEAESMNVNQFGYEETYAGVTAQLCDLESGEEEEWRMKDYLHQMDGCIEIAIQKLKEHLSIELSKIDARIIRNIAEMQQLELKLGPLSAYDYRAILLPLVKSYLRARLEEFAEKDAVEKSDAAREAFLAELARDAKKAKGGSENTRNVDKTKDKKKTKDHRKTKDLKASSGHEELLLQASSPDSNTVAPDSYFQDPELVSMNDNYLEQQEEEYRRKIELEEEEKKLEETLEFQRRIENEAKQKHLAELQKKSSGICLEEVADKIQDAQLKTVADGPDVHDHVKLPIQEQSADENCCPSEVDSVIVTTKNGSLVPNKYSVDSADQKILHQPTVKQGIPNGVVPENGHQLPDRRAGKKHKRHRNSSKMVDGKLESVSLEKNIEDAHTDRHSREHVKFHNDQDANNGWESNVSKAKKDLQMEDEEEERFQADLKKAVRQSLDTYQARGKLPLDSSLRMSQRSASQVDSLGFPTEKDSTEDANGTTLLGTGLKNEVGEYNCFLNVIIQSLWHLRCFREEFLGRSRSEHDHVGNPCVVCALYEIFTALDLASKDSRREAVAPTSLRIALSNLYPDSNFFQEAQMNDASEVLAVIFDCLHRAFTRGSSVSDTESVESNCMGSWDCANNTCIAHSLFGMDIFEQMNCYHCGLESRHLKYTSFFHNINANALRTMKVMCSESSFDELLNLVEMNHQLACDPEVGGCGKLNYIHHFLSTPPHVFMTVLGWQNTCESADDITATVAALSTALDISVLYRGLDPKRTHSLVSVVCYYGQHYHCFAYSHDHDQWIMYDDKTVKIIGGWADVLTMCEKGHLQPQVLFFEAVN
- the LOC112710663 gene encoding uncharacterized protein isoform X1, translated to MGHKKRNSAPRSKHSPATSPAAQFAVVGDGTASPEKQDSGNVPDHNSNTNNGVQNPNGIEFPPPPPPPPPPPQSDGPSSDYTAIKLECERALTAFRRGNHNRALKLMKELCGKQENAAHSAFAHRVQGFVAFKVAGILNDPTAKQRHVKNAVDSARKAVELCPNSVEYAHFYANLMLEVANDGKDYEEVVQECERALAIENPSDPGKESFQDESDQKLSTPEARVSHVQNELRQLIQKSNIASLSSWVKNLSNGEERFRLIPIRRPTEDPMELRLVQTRRPNEIKKVTKTPEERRKEIEVRVAAARLLQQKSESPQSPNEVDKDERGVDSSSATGQSRRRHVNSKKNGSTAERRKWVQSYWSSMSVEMKKDLLRVRVSDLRSHFGSSKDTLPIDLLAEAVSYAEANKTWKFWVCCHCDEKFNDDESHSQHLAQAHMGMLSPNLQGHLPHNVDSEWIDMIHNCSWKPLDVSAAVKMLESRMKFKGSTLVEDSYFDHHTQDYYDCINDATDPYHEKEGLGYSLHNCTTESNNYCKAVASNVREGVENQLSMSHPFADSWPVSDDSERAKLLEKIHAVFEMLIKHKYLAASHLSKVIQFTMGEIQGLAAGSQFLNHGVDQTPMCICFLGASQLKKILQFLQELSHACGLGRYGDKGNGLMNEFHDINQGPEIKENIVLNRDASCLLLDECLLVTQVTFDAAQGTVLDNMTAQSSHDGISSDNDDFLSWIYSGSAIGDQLTSWMRTKEDNKHQGTEIIKMLDKEFYQLQTLCEKKSDRMSYEEALQTVEDLCLEEGKKREIVGDFVQQSYESVLRKRREELIESENDVMNVGNRFELDAISNVLQEAESMNVNQFGYEETYAGVTAQLCDLESGEEEEWRMKDYLHQMDGCIEIAIQKLKEHLSIELSKIDARIIRNIAEMQQLELKLGPLSAYDYRAILLPLVKSYLRARLEEFAEKDAVEKSDAAREAFLAELARDAKKAKGGSENTRNVDKTKDKKKTKDHRKTKDLKASSGHEELLLQASSPDSNTVAPDSYFQDPELVSMNDNYLEQQEEEYRRKIELEEEEKKLEETLEFQRRIENEAKQKHLAELQKKSSGICLEEVADKIQDAQLKTVADGPDVHDHVKLPIQEQSADENCCPSEVDSVIVTTKNGSLVPNKYSVDSADQKILHQPTVKQAGIPNGVVPENGHQLPDRRAGKKHKRHRNSSKMVDGKLESVSLEKNIEDAHTDRHSREHVKFHNDQDANNGWESNVSKAKKDLQMEDEEEERFQADLKKAVRQSLDTYQARGKLPLDSSLRMSQRSASQVDSLGFPTEKDSTEDANGTTLLGTGLKNEVGEYNCFLNVIIQSLWHLRCFREEFLGRSRSEHDHVGNPCVVCALYEIFTALDLASKDSRREAVAPTSLRIALSNLYPDSNFFQEAQMNDASEVLAVIFDCLHRAFTRGSSVSDTESVESNCMGSWDCANNTCIAHSLFGMDIFEQMNCYHCGLESRHLKYTSFFHNINANALRTMKVMCSESSFDELLNLVEMNHQLACDPEVGGCGKLNYIHHFLSTPPHVFMTVLGWQNTCESADDITATVAALSTALDISVLYRGLDPKRTHSLVSVVCYYGQHYHCFAYSHDHDQWIMYDDKTVKIIGGWADVLTMCEKGHLQPQVLFFEAVN